The following proteins come from a genomic window of Verrucomicrobiales bacterium:
- a CDS encoding cellulase family glycosylhydrolase, protein MPLTQRFVALLGCVFPWLSVFAQTSPLKLAPAARFEISGESGVSVVTDADILRGHATLGRPSNASASDVTRRYFVEFPVFHFATNEVVVRFVPKGSGTVRLRLSGYRDPAPNQALFKEEVLWHRVSVEGALIPAEVWADRTLPLRTWNQDVSDLPVRVTKDTPVVLRVAAQAVRPEGWTEMKPLLSKSTRAHEAARRYARGVTLRKFLEVSLSDPQRVPIAEADLSEIRSQGFDHVRLPVAWHLHLQRETGSMVPKELFAQVEELISAARRCGLSVVMSFHGFNELVQNPSGGAARLFVIWEQISQRFADVSDHLAFEILDEPGSEVPTQALMSAYEEIIPMVRAHSARRTIFVAPSGAGTFASLAKLRLPPGDDNLIVTIDCADPVLFTQQGRTSAPLKGVLFPGPPETPLASGEGATLTAEQSRWLGRYNQRAGDRNPSSPAAFRGLIALARQWSAHYGRPVYFGELGCHAQADPVSRARYYYSFRKSLDEVGMGWAILGWKGDYRYWSDSDRQPEPGLREALFGTGVPAWVTDRSKLGMSVPRSLETAGSPGSEGLAPMGAVPVGMLTRVWDGPWRSIAVGASLLGLGLLIVVFRRWMRERSAGLGLSELTIGAVVSSGRMEVLPLETARDGMLRHLARVMMESAIPRLMGQKRDLMRVQERAAQDLAQLDRRLEAVQAPLQQRLSAYQRRIVELEHQLALKGLENKELIQAKIQLAKERLEAARARDALLLSKHSLN, encoded by the coding sequence ATGCCCCTGACCCAGAGGTTCGTGGCTCTTCTCGGGTGCGTTTTCCCCTGGTTGAGTGTTTTCGCGCAAACGTCGCCGCTCAAGCTAGCGCCCGCGGCTCGCTTTGAGATTTCGGGTGAGAGCGGCGTGAGCGTGGTGACTGATGCGGACATCCTGCGAGGCCACGCCACCCTCGGTCGTCCTTCGAATGCTTCGGCTTCCGACGTCACCCGACGCTACTTCGTCGAGTTCCCGGTGTTTCATTTTGCCACCAACGAAGTGGTAGTCCGGTTCGTTCCCAAGGGTTCGGGAACCGTGCGGCTACGGTTGAGTGGGTATCGCGACCCCGCTCCCAATCAAGCCCTGTTTAAGGAGGAGGTGTTGTGGCATCGCGTGAGTGTCGAGGGTGCTTTGATACCGGCGGAGGTTTGGGCGGACCGGACGCTGCCGCTTCGGACATGGAATCAGGATGTCTCGGATCTGCCGGTCCGGGTCACCAAGGACACGCCGGTGGTCCTCCGGGTGGCTGCGCAGGCGGTGCGTCCGGAGGGGTGGACTGAGATGAAGCCGCTGCTTTCCAAGTCGACCCGGGCTCATGAGGCCGCGCGCCGTTATGCCAGAGGGGTGACCCTCCGCAAGTTCCTGGAGGTTTCACTGAGTGATCCCCAGCGTGTTCCGATTGCGGAGGCGGATCTCTCCGAGATCCGGAGCCAGGGATTTGATCACGTGCGCCTGCCGGTGGCTTGGCATCTCCATCTGCAACGGGAAACGGGCAGCATGGTTCCCAAGGAGCTCTTCGCGCAGGTGGAAGAATTGATTTCGGCTGCGCGCCGATGCGGCCTCTCGGTAGTGATGAGTTTTCACGGCTTTAATGAGTTGGTTCAGAATCCCAGCGGGGGGGCAGCGCGGCTGTTTGTCATCTGGGAGCAGATCTCCCAACGTTTCGCTGACGTTTCTGACCACCTGGCCTTTGAGATCCTGGACGAACCTGGAAGCGAGGTGCCCACCCAGGCGTTGATGTCCGCCTATGAGGAAATCATCCCCATGGTTCGCGCGCATTCCGCTCGCCGGACGATCTTTGTCGCTCCCAGCGGAGCAGGGACCTTCGCCAGTCTCGCCAAGCTCCGTCTGCCGCCGGGGGATGACAACTTGATCGTGACGATTGATTGTGCGGATCCGGTCCTCTTTACGCAGCAGGGGCGCACGTCGGCTCCTTTGAAAGGGGTGCTATTCCCGGGGCCACCGGAGACGCCGCTCGCCTCTGGCGAGGGTGCCACGCTTACTGCCGAACAGTCCCGCTGGCTTGGTCGCTACAATCAGCGAGCGGGTGACCGTAATCCGTCCAGCCCGGCGGCCTTTCGGGGCCTGATCGCTTTGGCCAGGCAATGGTCTGCGCATTATGGTCGGCCGGTCTATTTTGGGGAGTTGGGGTGTCATGCTCAGGCGGATCCCGTTTCGCGGGCGAGATATTATTATTCCTTTCGCAAGTCGCTAGACGAAGTGGGCATGGGGTGGGCGATTCTGGGCTGGAAAGGTGATTACCGTTACTGGTCGGATTCCGACCGGCAGCCGGAGCCGGGCCTGAGGGAAGCCTTGTTCGGGACCGGGGTGCCAGCCTGGGTGACCGATCGTTCCAAATTGGGAATGAGTGTCCCACGGAGTCTCGAGACTGCGGGTTCTCCCGGTTCGGAAGGATTGGCCCCGATGGGCGCGGTGCCGGTCGGGATGCTTACTCGGGTATGGGATGGTCCGTGGCGATCGATTGCCGTGGGGGCTTCGCTTCTAGGTCTGGGGTTGTTGATCGTGGTGTTTCGCCGCTGGATGCGGGAGCGATCAGCCGGCCTAGGTCTTTCTGAACTGACGATTGGCGCCGTGGTTTCCTCGGGTCGCATGGAGGTATTGCCTCTAGAGACGGCTCGGGACGGCATGCTGCGGCACTTGGCGAGAGTGATGATGGAATCGGCTATTCCGAGGTTGATGGGACAGAAACGGGACCTCATGCGCGTGCAGGAGCGGGCGGCTCAGGATCTTGCGCAGTTGGACCGACGGCTGGAAGCGGTCCAGGCCCCGTTGCAGCAGCGCCTGAGCGCCTACCAACGTCGCATCGTAGAACTCGAGCATCAACTCGCTTTGAAAGGTTTGGAGAACAAGGAGCTGATCCAAGCCAAGATCCAACTGGCGAAGGAGCGCTTGGAAGCCGCGCGCGCTCGCGATGCTCTATTGCTTTCCAAGCACTCCCTGAACTAA
- a CDS encoding RNA methyltransferase, with protein MRHRIQPIQSLDAPDLAPYRTLKLQEEHRRQGLFVAEGEKVIRRLLESKLEIQSLVIPPDGVDALEPLLDARTSPLSIYVLEKAILETLTGFKFYQGYMATARIPAPRALESILEGQRRPWLCAAIDGVSNAENIGTLTRTVAAFGGSLFLNGETSASPFLRRAVRSSMGAVFQLPIVESHDLLTDLRRLKAAGVFCLAAHPHAQQRELPRVDLTRDVCIVLGSEGHGISPAVLQECDEATGIPMAHQVDSLNVSCASAAFFYEAARQRGWGETGNSQGT; from the coding sequence ATGCGGCATCGGATTCAGCCCATTCAGTCCCTCGACGCTCCGGATCTGGCTCCGTACCGCACCCTCAAACTTCAGGAGGAACACCGCCGCCAAGGTCTCTTCGTGGCCGAGGGGGAAAAAGTCATCCGAAGGTTGCTCGAAAGCAAATTGGAGATCCAGTCGCTCGTCATCCCGCCCGATGGCGTCGACGCGCTGGAGCCACTGCTCGACGCTCGCACTTCGCCTCTCAGCATCTACGTGCTGGAGAAGGCGATTCTCGAGACGCTCACCGGATTCAAGTTTTATCAGGGATACATGGCTACAGCACGAATTCCGGCACCACGCGCGCTCGAGTCGATCCTCGAAGGCCAACGTCGCCCCTGGCTATGCGCTGCGATCGATGGAGTCTCCAACGCGGAGAACATCGGCACGTTAACACGAACGGTGGCAGCGTTTGGCGGCTCTCTCTTCCTAAACGGCGAGACCTCTGCCAGCCCCTTCCTCCGCCGCGCCGTCCGCAGCTCGATGGGGGCGGTTTTTCAGCTGCCGATCGTGGAGTCACACGACCTGCTCACCGACCTGCGCCGACTGAAGGCCGCCGGAGTCTTCTGCCTGGCGGCTCACCCCCACGCCCAGCAGCGGGAACTTCCCCGGGTAGACCTCACCCGCGATGTCTGCATAGTGCTGGGAAGTGAAGGGCATGGGATTTCGCCCGCGGTCCTGCAGGAGTGCGACGAAGCGACGGGAATCCCGATGGCTCATCAGGTGGATTCACTGAATGTCAGCTGCGCCAGCGCTGCTTTCTTCTACGAAGCGGCCCGCCAGCGCGGCTGGGGAGAAACAGGCAACAGCCAAGGAACCTGA
- a CDS encoding sulfotransferase domain-containing protein yields MNSNASIPSREFHLLSAPFPSGLSWLVSVLTELNIRVTHANPRLYPNGFWQAVPGRPGCERIVPEGVSHMRYYLPLLQERNEFCLEPGVEVFWEHYLSFARRPDRPVFLFVRDPRDAIHSLYQRNYTAISFLEYLDRPEAWADHFPDMFHLPPAETWSAWHAMWMGLEGLVPVRVVRFEDSREEPLSLVRQVLLDLGLQRSDADILVAVGRSSFSKTKAAMQRAEAETGKPFRVARQGRVGEWRECYSAEELRRFGGPAVEWMRRFGYAPAPESELEDPNSFGLDGTALPPELARFEERAWKSFDAGDLTEAKWVLRQGMQARLGGERGRLRLACDWTALDWTEKVLGELATRRPLAIRVASAFQDFTTRYALWPSIRKMLLAAADQVHPPGSDFFSRLDSTAVRSVALRRAAEESMPKSEPLLVEQDFLGFDLYGWGGRFYAVARSAQGPGWTSLTQPEVAALRKQGQLFVGDLSFEVKEAVQDHLARRGK; encoded by the coding sequence GTGAATTCGAACGCCTCCATTCCGAGCCGTGAATTTCACCTATTATCCGCCCCCTTTCCGAGCGGATTGAGCTGGCTGGTGAGTGTCCTTACCGAGCTGAATATTCGCGTCACTCACGCCAATCCCCGTCTTTATCCGAACGGCTTTTGGCAGGCGGTGCCTGGTCGCCCCGGGTGCGAGCGCATTGTTCCGGAGGGCGTGTCGCACATGCGCTACTATCTGCCGCTGCTCCAGGAGCGGAATGAGTTTTGTCTCGAGCCGGGGGTTGAGGTTTTTTGGGAGCATTATCTCAGCTTTGCCCGACGACCGGACCGGCCGGTGTTTCTGTTTGTGCGGGATCCTCGGGATGCGATTCATTCCCTGTATCAACGCAACTACACGGCTATCTCCTTTCTGGAGTACCTCGATCGTCCTGAGGCGTGGGCGGACCATTTTCCGGACATGTTCCACCTGCCTCCCGCCGAGACCTGGTCGGCCTGGCATGCGATGTGGATGGGATTGGAGGGATTGGTTCCGGTGCGGGTGGTGCGGTTTGAGGACTCCCGTGAAGAGCCACTCAGCCTGGTTCGGCAGGTGCTCCTGGACCTGGGACTGCAGCGGTCGGATGCGGATATCCTTGTAGCAGTGGGGAGATCCAGTTTCTCGAAAACCAAAGCGGCGATGCAGCGAGCTGAGGCGGAGACTGGGAAGCCATTTCGAGTGGCACGCCAGGGTAGGGTTGGCGAGTGGCGCGAGTGCTATTCGGCTGAGGAGCTGCGGCGTTTTGGAGGTCCTGCGGTGGAGTGGATGCGTCGCTTCGGCTACGCCCCCGCTCCGGAGTCCGAACTCGAGGACCCGAATTCGTTCGGCTTGGATGGGACGGCGCTGCCGCCGGAGTTGGCCCGTTTCGAGGAGCGAGCGTGGAAATCGTTTGATGCCGGTGATCTGACTGAGGCGAAGTGGGTTTTGAGGCAGGGGATGCAGGCGAGGCTAGGCGGCGAGAGGGGGCGGTTGCGATTGGCCTGCGATTGGACAGCTCTCGATTGGACAGAAAAAGTGCTGGGTGAGCTCGCGACTCGGCGGCCTTTGGCGATCCGGGTGGCTAGCGCCTTCCAGGACTTTACCACTCGTTACGCCCTGTGGCCTTCCATTCGCAAGATGCTGTTGGCAGCCGCCGACCAGGTGCATCCCCCGGGAAGCGACTTCTTCTCTCGGCTTGATTCGACTGCCGTGCGATCGGTGGCTCTCCGGCGGGCTGCTGAGGAGTCTATGCCCAAATCGGAGCCATTGTTAGTGGAACAGGATTTTCTGGGCTTTGATCTCTACGGGTGGGGAGGACGGTTTTACGCAGTGGCTCGGAGCGCTCAGGGCCCTGGGTGGACATCCCTCACTCAACCGGAAGTTGCGGCGCTGCGCAAACAGGGTCAATTGTTTGTTGGGGACCTGTCATTTGAAGTGAAGGAGGCAGTGCAGGACCACCTCGCCCGCCGAGGCAAGTAG
- a CDS encoding adenylyl-sulfate kinase, with protein sequence MKRVSSVIALAHQPQVVWVTGLSGAGKSTIARRVVDCLRRRGLPTLLLDGDDVRLAVADPHIGHDRVSRLTNAMRIARLAKLLSEQGFIVVVPTMSLFREVHLWNREQLPNYLEVWVQVSLEVLRQRDARGLYSRAARGEASDVVGVHVEYDEPKEAHLVLRNDQGEAGLEDLVRQVVARIGAECHPL encoded by the coding sequence ATGAAACGCGTCAGCTCAGTGATAGCATTGGCCCATCAACCGCAGGTGGTCTGGGTTACGGGGCTCAGCGGAGCGGGCAAAAGCACGATTGCGCGAAGGGTGGTGGATTGCCTGCGTCGCCGGGGGTTGCCGACCCTGCTGCTGGATGGCGATGATGTGCGGCTTGCGGTGGCGGATCCCCACATCGGTCACGATCGCGTGAGCCGACTTACCAATGCCATGCGGATCGCTCGGCTGGCGAAGCTGCTCTCCGAGCAAGGCTTCATCGTCGTGGTGCCTACCATGTCCCTCTTTCGCGAAGTGCACCTCTGGAATCGGGAACAGCTGCCCAACTACCTTGAAGTATGGGTGCAGGTGAGCCTGGAGGTGCTGCGGCAGCGTGATGCCCGGGGCCTTTACAGCCGTGCTGCGCGGGGCGAGGCATCGGATGTGGTGGGGGTCCACGTGGAGTACGACGAACCTAAGGAGGCTCACCTGGTTCTACGCAACGATCAGGGAGAAGCCGGTTTGGAGGACTTGGTCCGTCAAGTAGTGGCGAGAATCGGTGCTGAATGTCATCCGCTGTGA
- a CDS encoding gamma-glutamyl-gamma-aminobutyrate hydrolase family protein (Members of this family of hydrolases with an active site Cys residue belong to MEROPS family C26.), with the protein MKRIGLTMRVVTAEGYTEERDALAWDWHRFLASVFPDACWLSIPNLGNRVDDYIREWRIDGLILTGGNDLGSAPLRDMTERALLGYALENSIPTFGVCRGLQVIQHHFGGAVRPCPGEAHVSTRHSVRFLQSGSGPTERVVNSFHAHGVRTDEVADSLQALAVSEDGWAECVAHRARPIVGVQWHPERNAVPDQDDVLLMRRTLGFPDPTPVTVAGPSDRFEYLTPFSFPPCVH; encoded by the coding sequence ATGAAGCGAATTGGACTGACGATGCGGGTAGTCACCGCGGAAGGCTACACGGAGGAGCGCGATGCCCTGGCCTGGGATTGGCACCGGTTCCTGGCTTCGGTTTTTCCTGATGCGTGCTGGCTCTCGATTCCCAATCTGGGCAATCGGGTGGACGACTATATCCGCGAATGGAGGATCGACGGATTGATCCTCACCGGCGGCAACGATCTGGGCTCCGCGCCACTGCGCGACATGACGGAAAGGGCGCTTCTTGGCTACGCTTTGGAAAACTCGATCCCCACTTTTGGTGTTTGCCGTGGTCTGCAAGTGATCCAGCATCATTTTGGTGGCGCCGTCCGTCCCTGTCCGGGGGAAGCCCATGTTTCTACCCGTCACTCGGTTCGTTTCCTCCAGTCTGGCTCGGGTCCCACAGAGCGCGTGGTCAATTCCTTTCATGCTCATGGGGTGCGCACCGACGAGGTTGCTGATTCGCTCCAGGCGTTGGCGGTGAGCGAGGACGGCTGGGCGGAGTGCGTGGCTCACCGCGCTCGTCCAATCGTCGGCGTTCAATGGCATCCTGAGCGAAACGCGGTGCCTGACCAGGACGACGTGCTCTTGATGCGTCGCACTCTGGGATTCCCGGATCCAACGCCGGTGACGGTTGCTGGGCCATCTGATCGGTTTGAGTATCTCACTCCCTTTTCCTTTCCACCATGCGTGCATTGA
- a CDS encoding sulfotransferase domain-containing protein produces MLRNQLEVGLRYLNEGEYEIAEIAFQQALKMDSASVEAAEGLALAQKRGRKQAPQKVTPLDTSWATRVPVATSKPPPPPPPPPLDPQVAATRLRDLGGVSRALACEIRASELRGELEAKRQEWREEIRLRSRRTPNHPHLFFYNLTNSGASAIDPILRQLLHEDYFYETLGTPVDTDWLQPFLDGPVPFYHWTHSGPRALEKWLHRDDVKFVCLYRDPRDVLVSHARDPLNRVGWASLTTAQVVARLAEGSEGEFADLFADANAWLAKEPSRVLRFRFEDMKQDIPATVRAILNYIGLPINEERLQFLCEAHSFQRQTGRDRGQEGPTVRTAYMVRKGIAGDWRNHFDVAAADRFRRHCGHYLIEWGYEKDHEWVEELKGPLAKPA; encoded by the coding sequence ATGCTACGAAATCAGCTTGAGGTCGGTCTGCGTTACCTCAATGAAGGAGAGTATGAGATCGCTGAGATTGCGTTTCAGCAGGCGTTGAAGATGGATTCGGCGAGCGTCGAGGCTGCCGAAGGCTTGGCCCTCGCCCAGAAGCGTGGGCGAAAACAGGCTCCACAGAAAGTGACCCCGCTGGATACCTCGTGGGCCACACGGGTCCCGGTCGCGACCTCGAAGCCTCCTCCACCTCCTCCGCCTCCTCCGCTCGACCCGCAGGTTGCGGCCACCCGACTGCGCGATCTTGGCGGGGTATCGCGAGCCCTGGCGTGCGAGATTCGGGCCTCCGAGTTGCGTGGCGAACTGGAGGCGAAGCGTCAGGAGTGGCGGGAAGAGATCCGATTACGGTCGCGTCGGACCCCCAACCACCCGCATCTCTTTTTTTACAATCTCACAAACTCCGGAGCCTCGGCGATCGATCCGATACTTCGACAACTCCTACACGAGGATTATTTCTACGAGACCCTGGGCACGCCGGTGGATACCGACTGGCTGCAACCCTTTCTCGACGGTCCGGTCCCTTTCTACCACTGGACGCACAGCGGGCCTCGGGCGCTCGAGAAGTGGCTTCATCGCGATGACGTCAAGTTCGTTTGCCTGTATCGTGATCCCCGCGATGTGCTGGTGAGTCACGCGCGAGACCCTCTGAACCGTGTGGGGTGGGCCTCACTCACGACGGCCCAGGTGGTTGCGCGACTGGCGGAAGGCTCCGAAGGCGAGTTCGCGGACCTCTTTGCCGATGCCAACGCGTGGCTGGCGAAGGAGCCATCTCGAGTTTTGAGATTCCGTTTCGAGGACATGAAGCAAGACATCCCGGCAACGGTGCGGGCGATTCTCAATTACATCGGGCTTCCGATCAACGAGGAGCGTCTGCAGTTCCTATGTGAGGCGCACAGCTTTCAGCGTCAAACGGGCCGGGATCGAGGGCAGGAGGGGCCAACGGTGCGCACTGCCTACATGGTTAGGAAGGGCATCGCCGGCGATTGGCGCAATCACTTCGACGTGGCTGCCGCCGATCGTTTCCGCCGTCATTGCGGCCACTATTTGATCGAGTGGGGATACGAGAAGGACCACGAGTGGGTGGAGGAGTTGAAGGGGCCCTTGGCCAAGCCGGCCTGA
- a CDS encoding SDR family oxidoreductase codes for MSRIIWITGAGGLIGSALVQAGRQLGPDWQIKGLTRSILDLTNTAAVARTFQEDRPQIIIHCAALSRNPDCDANPTLAKQLNIEVTEQLAQLSSAARFIFFSTDLVFDGRRGNYVESDVVNPLSIYAETKVRAEEVVRRHPNSLILRTSLNGGTSPTGDRGFNEQLRQAWKSGRSTPLFVDEFRCPIGAEVTARATLELALQNLRGACHLAGTQRLSRHAIGESLAARWPELHPNIVAGSLKDYSGSPRSPDTSLDCSLAQRNLSSPLPGFIEWLAQQPSGTF; via the coding sequence ATGAGCCGCATCATTTGGATCACCGGAGCCGGGGGCCTCATCGGCTCGGCGCTCGTTCAGGCCGGGCGACAGCTTGGCCCCGACTGGCAAATCAAAGGTCTCACCCGTTCGATCTTGGATCTGACCAACACGGCGGCAGTTGCCCGGACGTTTCAGGAGGATCGCCCGCAAATCATCATCCATTGCGCCGCTTTGAGCCGCAATCCGGATTGCGATGCCAACCCGACCCTCGCCAAACAACTGAACATCGAGGTCACCGAGCAGCTCGCCCAACTCTCGTCCGCTGCCCGATTCATCTTTTTTTCCACCGACCTGGTCTTCGATGGTCGCCGCGGCAATTACGTGGAGTCGGATGTCGTAAACCCGCTGAGCATCTACGCCGAGACCAAAGTCAGGGCGGAGGAGGTCGTACGACGCCATCCCAACTCTCTCATCCTCCGAACCTCCCTCAACGGGGGAACCTCCCCGACTGGAGACCGGGGCTTCAACGAGCAGCTGCGCCAGGCCTGGAAGAGTGGCAGATCCACCCCGCTCTTCGTCGACGAGTTCCGCTGCCCCATCGGTGCCGAAGTGACAGCCCGAGCCACTCTCGAACTCGCCCTTCAAAACCTCCGCGGGGCCTGCCACCTCGCCGGGACTCAGCGGCTCTCGCGCCATGCCATTGGAGAATCATTGGCCGCTCGCTGGCCCGAGCTCCACCCGAACATCGTTGCAGGAAGCCTGAAGGACTACTCGGGCAGCCCCCGCTCCCCGGACACCTCGCTGGACTGCTCGCTCGCCCAGAGGAACCTCTCATCCCCGCTTCCTGGCTTTATCGAGTGGCTGGCCCAGCAGCCCAGCGGAACCTTCTGA
- a CDS encoding phosphocholine cytidylyltransferase family protein, translated as MRALILAAGRGSRMRSLTANAPKCLVEIAGRSLLDWQLSALRAGGIDQVAVVRGYQAEALSGPGYQTFDNPRWAETNMVATLTCADAWLRAGDCIVSYSDIAYHPSIVRTLASAPGDIVISYDRWWKQLWTERFENPLGDAETFQCGADGRLAEIGGRSDSVHRIHGQYMGLLKFTTSGWQRLAAFLASLAPEERDRLDVTGLFRRLVAEGWVISTVPIEGKWCEVDSDEDLRFYEQRLEQSVPWRHDWRWQEMAA; from the coding sequence ATGCGTGCATTGATTTTAGCGGCGGGTCGGGGCTCGCGGATGCGTTCGCTGACAGCGAACGCGCCGAAGTGCCTGGTAGAGATTGCGGGGCGTTCCCTGCTGGATTGGCAGCTGTCGGCCCTGAGGGCCGGGGGGATCGATCAGGTGGCCGTGGTCCGAGGTTACCAGGCCGAGGCCTTGAGCGGTCCTGGCTACCAGACGTTCGACAACCCGCGCTGGGCGGAGACGAACATGGTGGCGACCCTGACCTGCGCGGACGCCTGGTTGCGCGCCGGCGACTGCATCGTCTCCTACTCCGACATCGCTTATCATCCAAGCATCGTGCGGACGCTGGCCTCCGCACCGGGCGACATTGTGATCAGCTACGACCGTTGGTGGAAACAGCTGTGGACCGAGCGCTTCGAGAATCCGCTGGGGGATGCCGAGACTTTCCAATGCGGGGCTGACGGTCGGCTGGCTGAGATCGGCGGTCGGTCGGATTCCGTTCACCGGATCCATGGGCAGTATATGGGGCTTCTCAAATTTACCACGTCAGGCTGGCAGAGGCTGGCGGCGTTTCTGGCGTCGCTCGCCCCCGAGGAGCGGGATCGGCTGGATGTGACCGGGTTATTTCGCCGGCTGGTGGCGGAAGGTTGGGTGATCTCGACGGTGCCCATCGAGGGAAAGTGGTGCGAGGTCGACAGCGACGAGGACTTGCGATTCTACGAGCAGAGGCTGGAGCAATCCGTGCCCTGGAGGCACGATTGGCGCTGGCAGGAGATGGCCGCTTAG